A region of the Vanrija pseudolonga chromosome 2, complete sequence genome:
cacgaccttggccttgacaaTGTCACCGAGACGGAAACACTCGCCCATCTTGATCTTGTCGCGCTCCGTCAACCTGCGTGTGAGCTGAGTACGAGGAACCCTGTAGCTCACCGAATGTCAGCGATGCGAATCACGCCGGTGAGctcctcgctcgactcggcgacgggccggTTGTTGACAATCTCGATCGTGACGTGCGCTTGTTGAGGCGACAGGCGGGATACCTGGGGGTTAGGTGGGCTACATCATGAGACAAGGTGCACCTACTTGTCCGAGGATCTGGGTGGTGTCAgccgccttccttcctcgccttcctcggccgcTTCAGCACTCACCACTGCGCCGATATCAGGCACTGCTCCTGCCTCCTCCTTTCTAATCACGCTGACAACCTGGGGCGTGTTAGAAGGGTAGCTGAGTTGCGAGGCCTGTACCCACAGCTccgtcgcgacgaggccgcccgATGACCGACGAGAGGATCTTGCCGCCATACTCGTAGCACCCGTCCCCTGCCGctgggagcggcggggtgaTGTACGCTGCTGGCAGGGGCTGTCCTGGGAGGAGTAGTGGTGCGGTGTCTGCTGTCATTTTGCGTTGTATTGTTGTTGCTGTAgtgacctcgacgtcaaAGACCTGGCCCAATGACCCAGTGCATCAggtccacctccacctcgagaTTTGTGTATGGGTCCTCCACCCAGCATGCACTCGGCTTGGGATTAATTCCAAAATAATAGAGTCTAGTTTAATTTACGGTGCGGCGTCCATGAGCGGATGCTGgctggccgctggctggccgctGGGTGCCCATGTGCCTGGGCTGGTGGGTTGCAGCCAGCGGTAACGGAAGACGGCAAGTCATGGCAGTCCGAtcccgcctgcgccgccgaccgcgcttgacccacccacccagctgGCCAGCTGCCTGCCGCACCATCTGCCGCCGTTTCCCCACAAGCTGGGTGAGGCAGCAAGCGGCACTGGCAAGCAGCAACCCAACCACTGGCAGGCAGCaccaggcagcagcagctttCCACCACCGATCAACCTACAACCACTaccttcctcctccatctcaaCCCCCTCTCTAATAATACATCACTGCACAACACAATGATGTCCTTTGCCAACGTCGCCAGGCGTCAcgtcgccatcggcgcccgcgcccaggCTACGCGCAGTGAGTACCGACACCAGGAGCTAAAATTGGgcctgcgccggcggtcgCATCCCGAGATTTGCTTTCGAGCAAGAGATTGGGCTCGAGGCGGCTTGGGACAGCAGGCCCAGCCCAGCTCATCCCCTCTGCTAGGCCcccactgacgccccagcccTCCGCACCTcggctgccgttgccgcgctCGCAAAGTTCAAGATGCCCGCCATGTCGCCCACCATGACTGAGGGTGGTATCGCGGCCtggaagaaggccgagggcgaggcctTCGCGGCCGGCGATGTCCTCCTTGAGATTGAGACGGACAAGGCCAcgatcgacgtcgaggcccaGGACGACGGTATCCTCGCCAAGATTGTCGTGAGTTGATTTGGGGCGAGTTGGTTGGGGaagggcggcggaggtggagGGCGTGGGCGGACACATACCTGTTGCCCGCAAAGTCGAGCATAGGAGTTCGTGGGCTGGCAGCGTCGTGCTCGGTGCAAGTGGGATGGCGAAGTGTTCGCCTTCCTCGCAAGATTGCTCGAGGGCCCCCTCGGTGGGCGAGATGTGCAGCGAGCCTGCTTGAGGATGAAGGAGGGGGTGGACAAATGCCGCCGGCATCTCTGCGCGGTCGCTTTGGTCGCACGGTTGAGCTCGCACAACATCGTACTCCAGTGTGCCCGCTAACGCCCTTACCCCAGTCCCCCGACGGATCCAAGAACATCCAGGTCGGCAGCACCATCGCCATTGTcggtgaggagggcgacgacctgtcgcaggccgacgcgctcgccaagtcTGGCGACGATGCCCCCGAGGCCATCCCccacgaggacgacgcgccggccccCAAGGCTGAGGCCCCCAAGGCTGCTGAGGCtcccaaggccgccgaggcccccaaggctgctgctcccaaggccgccgagcccgtcggcgccgacaagcccTCGTTCTTCGCCTCGCCCCTTGCTCGCAAGATTGCCCTCGAGAAGGGCATTCCCCTCGGCCAGGTCAAGGGCACCGGCCCCGACGGCCGCatcgtcaaggccgacgtcgacgccttcAAGGGCGCTGCCGCTcccgcggccgcggccgcccctactgctgctgctgcccccgccgccgccgagtacGAGGACATCCCCGTTTCCAACATGAGGAAAGTCATCGGCAAGCGTCTGTCCGAGTCGAAGCGCGAGGTCCCCCACTACTACCTCACTGTTgagatcgaggtcgaccgtCTCCTCAAGCTCCGCCAGGTCTTCAACAAGGCGTCGGAGGGCAAGTCCAAACTCTCGGTCAACGACTTCAGTGGGTTTCACTTTGGTGTGTTGTGCTGACATTCCAGTTGTCAAGGCCGCTGCTCTTGCTCTTGGTGACGTCCCCGAGGCCAACTCGGCCTGGCTCGGCGAGACCATCAGGCAGTGAGTTGTGAAGGGCTTCGTCTGAACCAACTCTAACACCCTCAGATACAAGAAGGCCGACATCTCGGTCGCTGTCGCCACCCCTACGGGCCTGATCACCCCCATCATCAAGGATGCTGGC
Encoded here:
- the csl4 gene encoding Exosome complex component csl4; the encoded protein is MTADTAPLLLPGQPLPAAYITPPLPAAGDGCYEYGGKILSSVIGRPRRDGAVVSVIRKEEAGAVPDIGAVILGQVSRLSPQQAHVTIEIVNNRPVAESSEELTGVIRIADIRLTERDKIKMGECFRLGDIVKAKVISLGDARSYYLSTAANELGVVYATSQDGNPLLPVSYQEMEDQVTGKTEKRKVAKPEEV
- the DLAT gene encoding dihydrolipoyllysine-residue acetyltransferase, which codes for MMSFANVARRHVAIGARAQATRTLRTSAAVAALAKFKMPAMSPTMTEGGIAAWKKAEGEAFAAGDVLLEIETDKATIDVEAQDDGILAKIVSPDGSKNIQVGSTIAIVGEEGDDLSQADALAKSGDDAPEAIPHEDDAPAPKAEAPKAAEAPKAAEAPKAAAPKAAEPVGADKPSFFASPLARKIALEKGIPLGQVKGTGPDGRIVKADVDAFKGAAAPAAAAAPTAAAAPAAAEYEDIPVSNMRKVIGKRLSESKREVPHYYLTVEIEVDRLLKLRQVFNKASEGKSKLSVNDFIVKAAALALGDVPEANSAWLGETIRQYKKADISVAVATPTGLITPIIKDAGGKGLSTISAETKALATKARDGKLKPDEYQGGTFTISNLGMFGIEHFTAIINPPQSCILAVGKTSAKLVPAPEDPKGFKTINVMNVTLSSDHRTVDGAVGARWLQSFKGYLEQPLTFML